In a single window of the Dreissena polymorpha isolate Duluth1 chromosome 3, UMN_Dpol_1.0, whole genome shotgun sequence genome:
- the LOC127872795 gene encoding serine/threonine-protein kinase PAK 4-like isoform X3, with protein MFKKKKKPAISGPSNFEHRVHTGFDHNQGRFVGLPQQWQSVVNTEDSSRRRPMVDPSSITPVEIQPLKTIIRGNSNAQVNGSSMGMPGGISVARSNSLRNSSPPQRRRYQPDQNYPPLQEDGPIVGMPPPPRVGQQGGYPQYPGPPPYNRENRDPRDPYQEQYNKQDNRDPRNMYPPEKNNQMRDNRYPNDPRYPQNDRYDARGEYPDRLQPPRDDYRGSHPNSRDQSFEDRRSEHSYRQHNDSYDGNSLRRDPHDMSPPRNNQIPPGGRSPTNPPMSGYHDNRYPQQQQQQQQPYPNGTLSRQPQLQQPPQNLPGYDTARRQQQQQQQTQPGYPAPGHQQFSPPDRMGGNQVLPHQPPAPHVSPRGMQGPPTPPKSPHSKPPPPAAGNGMPEQQRLSHEQFRAALQMVVSPGDPRDELENFVKIGEGSTGIVCIAKRRYDGRTVAVKKMDLRRQQRRELLFNEVVIMRDYHHAHIVEMIDSFLVNDELWVVMEFLEGGALTDIVTHNKMDETQIATVCKACLKALAFLHSNGVIHRDIKSDSILLAHDGKVKLSDFGFCAQVSQELPKRKSLVGTPYWMAPEVISRLPYGPEVDIWSLGIMVIEMIDSEPPFFNEPPLLAMRRIRDMPPPKIKNAHKVSPRLQGFLDRMLVRDASQRATAFELLQHPFLRNADKPNCLVSLMRNFRNSPC; from the exons ACTATCATTCGTGGGAACTCCAACGCCCAGGTAAACGGCTCGAGCATGGGGATGCCAGGCGGAATCTCAGTTGCCCGGTCAAACTCCCTACGTAACAGCAGCCCACCGCAGCGTCGTCGGTACCAGCCCGACCAAAATTACCCGCCCCTGCAGGAGGATGGACCCATTGTTGGCATGCCCCCGCCCCCTCGGGTTGGCCAACAAGGAGGGTACCCACAGTATCCTGGCCCTCCTCCTTATAACCGCGAGAACCGTGACCCGCGGGATCCATACCAAGAGCAGTATAATAAACAGGATAACAGGGATCCCAGAAACATGTATCCCCCAGAGAAAAATAATCAAATGCGAGATAACCGCTATCCCAACGATCCCCGTTATCCGCAGAATGATCGTTATGATGCGAGGGGAGAGTATCCAGATAGGCTACAGCCACCACGGGATGATTACAGAGGTTCTCATCCTAACAGCCGTGATCAAAGTTTTGAGGACAGAAGATCTGAACATTCATATAGACAACATAATGATTCATATGACGGCAATTCACTGCGCCGTGATCCCCACGATATGTCACCCCCTCGCAACAATCAAATACCCCCAGGTGGTCGCAGTCCGACCAATCCTCCAATGTCAGGTTACCATGACAACAGATATCcccagcaacagcagcaacaacagcagccaTATCCTAATGGCACGTTGTCACGGCAACCCCAGCTTCAGCAACCACCTCAAAACCTTCCTGGCTATGATACTGCGAGAAGG cagcagcagcagcaacaacagacACAGCCGGGCTACCCGGCTCCCGGTCACCAACAGTTCAGCCCTCCGGATCGGATGGGTGGTAATCAGGTACTCCCCCACCAGCCACCCGCACCGCATGTCTCCCCGCGGGGCATGCAGGGGCCACCCACCCCTCCCAAATCACCGCATAGCAAACCCCCACCCCCTGCAGCTGGGAATGGAATGCCAGAGCAGCAGAGACTCTCCCATGAACAG TTCCGTGCAGCGCTACAGATGGTGGTCAGCCCGGGTGATCCCAGAGACGAGCTTGAAAACTTTGTCAAGATTGGTGAAGGCTCCACTGGCATTGTGTGCATCGCTAAAAGGAGATATGACGGTCGCACAGTGGCTGTTAAAAAGATGGACTTACGACGGCAACAGAGGAGAGAGCTATTGTTCAATGAG GTTGTCATCATGCGAGACTACCACCACGCCCACATCGTGGAAATGATCGACAGCTTCCTCGTCAACGACGAACTCTGGGTCGTCATGGAGTTCTTGGAAGGGGGAGCACTCACAGACATTGTAACACACAACAA GATGGATGAGACGCAGATAGCGACGGTGTGCAAGGCCTGTCTGAAGGCGCTGGCGTTCCTACATTCCAACGGTGTCATACACAGAGATATCAAGTCTGACTCCATCCTCCTGGCACATGACGGCAAG GTGAAGTTGTCTGATTTTGGTTTCTGTGCGCAAGTATCCCAGGAGTTACCAAAACGCAAGTCCTTGGTGGGAACGCCATATTGGATGGCACCAGAAGTCATCTCAAGATTGCCTTATGGTCCAGAG GTTGACATCTGGTCGTTGGGCATTATGGTGATAGAGATGATTGACAGTGAGCCGCCATTCTTCAACGAACCCCCCCTGCTGGCCATGAGACGTATCAGAGACATGCCACCACCGAAAATAAAGAATGCTCACAAG GTTTCTCCACGACTGCAAGGCTTCTTGGATCGCATGTTAGTGAGGGACGCCTCACAAAGAGCTACTGCATTTGAACTGTTACAGCATCCCTTCCTGAGGAACGCAGACAAGCCAAACTGCTTAGTGTCACTCATGAGAAACTTTCGTAACAGCCCTTGCTGA